In Thermodesulfovibrionales bacterium, the following proteins share a genomic window:
- a CDS encoding AtpZ/AtpI family protein encodes MSEKKNEGSPLKQLLIASAVGLQLVFATFIGFAIGYGLDSLLGTDFLKWIFLVFGLIAGFRELFRFVRK; translated from the coding sequence AAAAAGAATGAAGGTTCACCGCTTAAACAGCTTCTTATTGCCTCGGCAGTAGGGCTTCAGCTTGTCTTTGCTACCTTCATAGGCTTTGCAATAGGATACGGTCTTGATAGTCTGCTTGGAACAGATTTTCTGAAGTGGATATTTCTTGTCTTTGGACTAATAGCCGGTTTCAGGGAATTGTTCAGATTTGTGAGGAAATAG